Sequence from the Aneurinibacillus sp. REN35 genome:
CAAAGCACATATTCACAGCACATGATTATCGAGAAAGGGTCACACCCGCTTCTTCGATAGCGACAGCAAGGCTGTCATCGAGAATCGCACGAAGACGAAGCGAAGCCCCTACATGATCGGCAAACGCCTGCAGCACTTGTCTATCGGCTCCACTAAGTATCGCCGCGATATATGTGCCTTCTTTTGTTTGAAGTGTGTCCACTGCATGCAGAAAGCCGGCTTCCGCAGATAAGAATGAAAGAATCCGTTGCTTTGCTGAATCCTCAGCCTGCTGCGGTACTTCGTACAATGCCACCACCGATGCAACGTGCCGTACATCCTGCGCTTCTTCTTTTACCGTACGCACGTCCCGATCCGGCACAAATGTCGTTTTGCGCACGGCATTCAAAATATCCTCAACCATCGCACTTCCTGTCGGAAGCATACCTGCCCCTTTGCCTGTAAATAATAAATCGCCTACCACATCGCCGCTCACATATACCGCATTGTACTCATTCTTCACGCCAGCTAGTTGATGTCCGTATGGTACGAGTGTCGGAGCAACACGCAGGTCATAGCCGGAACCTCTCTCTTCTGCTGCTGCAAGCAGCTTGATCCGATAGCCAAGCTTTCCGTATAATTCAATCTCTTCTCCTGTAATGGACGTAATACCAATCCGCTCGCTGCCAATGGCCTGTGCATCGACACCAAAGCACAGACGTGCGATGATTTGGATTTTATTGAACGCATCATGTCCCTCCA
This genomic interval carries:
- a CDS encoding homoserine dehydrogenase, which produces MKTWKIALLGLGTVGSGIVTILRTHAQRIERQTGARFEVVGVLVRDRKKPRQVEVPHHLLTTDIEEIWERGADIVVDAMGGLDPALGYMEEAISRKCHIVSANKELIAAYGAHLHDRAEAQQVSLLYEASVGGGIPILNVLSQLLNANRITRIYGILNGTTNYILTKMEEEQQPYDDVLAQAQALGFAEADPTADVEGHDAFNKIQIIARLCFGVDAQAIGSERIGITSITGEEIELYGKLGYRIKLLAAAEERGSGYDLRVAPTLVPYGHQLAGVKNEYNAVYVSGDVVGDLLFTGKGAGMLPTGSAMVEDILNAVRKTTFVPDRDVRTVKEEAQDVRHVASVVALYEVPQQAEDSAKQRILSFLSAEAGFLHAVDTLQTKEGTYIAAILSGADRQVLQAFADHVGASLRLRAILDDSLAVAIEEAGVTLSR